A genome region from Archaeoglobus fulgidus DSM 4304 includes the following:
- a CDS encoding acetate--CoA ligase — translation MEEFRKLWQEAYENPEKFWNERAEEAMDDINWFEPWKNVFKWEYPKFSWFEGGKTNICYNCLDYKVKRYGSKPAYIYENPEMDLSYAITYRQLYSMVKKYAASLRGAGLSKGDRILLYLPNSIEAAAMLLAAARIGVISVTVFAGFSPKAVADRIELTTPKLIFTQDFSTRRGKLVRLKDNIDEALSYVPENVRENVGMVVVKRAMPEEEVDLKEGRDFTLKEFLDLKGGESSDYVEMDAMDPIFVMPTSGTTAKPKPVVHVQGGYQIWNYYAAKWVYGLKPDDVIFNTSDIGWIVGQSYMVFGPLLAGSTCILFDGTPDYPEPGTWWEVVERNGATLIWTSPTGARILRKLGVEKAKEYDVSSVERVVCAGEVLNPEVWYWLYRDVFEEEIPIIDHMWQTETTGALFGYPYGLYGDEIKEYIKPGSAGLPLPGIIPVVLDELSGEELPPREKGVMYLKRPFPGLTPTLWDSFDRYVRSYWEVGAGRGMYCTGDAAYIDEDGYVWFTGRADEVIKIAGHRIGTIEVENALISHPAVAEAGVSGIPDEIRGEVVAAFVVLKPGYSPSEELKREIIDHVRKTLGPIVVFKDIQFVNMLPKTRSGKIMRRVMKRLFLGQELGDLSTIEEEASVEEIKEAVEKLKKL, via the coding sequence ATGGAAGAGTTTAGAAAGTTGTGGCAGGAAGCGTATGAAAATCCTGAAAAGTTCTGGAATGAGAGGGCTGAGGAGGCCATGGACGACATAAACTGGTTTGAACCTTGGAAGAATGTTTTTAAATGGGAATACCCAAAGTTCAGCTGGTTTGAAGGGGGGAAGACCAACATCTGCTACAACTGCCTTGACTACAAGGTGAAGAGGTACGGTTCAAAGCCTGCCTACATCTACGAAAACCCCGAAATGGACTTGAGCTATGCAATTACCTACAGACAGCTTTACAGCATGGTTAAAAAGTATGCCGCATCTCTGAGAGGAGCTGGACTGAGCAAGGGGGACAGAATTCTTCTTTATCTTCCAAACTCAATCGAAGCTGCGGCAATGCTGCTCGCAGCAGCAAGAATTGGCGTTATTTCTGTGACAGTCTTTGCTGGTTTCTCCCCCAAGGCCGTTGCCGACAGAATTGAGCTGACCACACCGAAGCTAATCTTCACGCAGGATTTCTCCACAAGGAGAGGGAAGCTGGTGAGGCTGAAGGACAACATCGATGAGGCTCTGAGCTACGTGCCTGAAAACGTAAGGGAAAACGTCGGAATGGTGGTCGTGAAGAGAGCGATGCCGGAAGAGGAGGTCGATTTAAAGGAGGGGCGGGATTTCACCCTGAAGGAGTTTCTTGACCTGAAAGGAGGAGAAAGCAGTGATTATGTTGAGATGGATGCGATGGACCCAATCTTCGTCATGCCCACATCAGGCACAACGGCCAAGCCCAAGCCTGTGGTTCACGTTCAGGGAGGTTATCAGATATGGAACTACTATGCTGCTAAGTGGGTTTACGGCCTGAAGCCTGACGATGTGATATTCAACACCTCGGACATAGGCTGGATTGTCGGGCAGAGCTACATGGTTTTCGGCCCGCTTCTCGCAGGCTCTACGTGCATTCTCTTCGACGGCACTCCTGATTATCCCGAGCCGGGCACGTGGTGGGAGGTTGTGGAGAGAAACGGAGCAACGCTGATATGGACATCCCCGACTGGTGCGAGGATACTGAGAAAGCTTGGAGTGGAGAAGGCAAAGGAGTACGACGTGAGCTCGGTCGAGAGGGTGGTTTGTGCGGGGGAGGTTCTGAATCCAGAGGTGTGGTACTGGCTCTACAGAGATGTTTTTGAGGAGGAAATTCCAATAATTGACCACATGTGGCAGACCGAAACCACCGGAGCGCTATTCGGCTATCCCTACGGTCTCTACGGGGATGAAATTAAGGAGTACATCAAGCCCGGCTCCGCCGGACTTCCCTTACCTGGAATAATTCCCGTCGTTCTTGACGAGCTGAGTGGAGAGGAGCTACCACCGAGGGAAAAGGGAGTCATGTACCTCAAAAGACCTTTCCCCGGCCTAACACCAACGCTCTGGGACAGCTTTGACAGATACGTGAGGTCATATTGGGAGGTTGGAGCGGGCAGAGGAATGTACTGCACCGGAGATGCTGCCTACATTGACGAGGATGGCTACGTGTGGTTCACGGGAAGGGCTGATGAGGTCATAAAGATTGCAGGTCACAGAATTGGGACAATAGAGGTTGAGAATGCCCTGATAAGTCATCCGGCAGTAGCTGAGGCAGGTGTAAGCGGCATACCTGATGAAATCAGGGGAGAGGTTGTGGCAGCATTCGTCGTTCTCAAGCCCGGCTACTCTCCGAGCGAGGAGCTGAAGAGGGAGATAATAGACCACGTGAGGAAAACTCTCGGCCCGATTGTTGTTTTCAAGGACATACAGTTCGTGAACATGCTTCCAAAGACGAGGAGCGGTAAAATCATGAGGAGGGTCATGAAGAGGCTTTTCCTCGGGCAGGAGCTTGGTGACCTGTCAACGATCGAGGAGGAGGCATCGGTTGAGGAAATCAAGGAGGCGGTTGAGAAGCTCAAGAAACTTTAA
- a CDS encoding IS630 family transposase (programmed frameshift), translating into MGRKPEKEVVRWLTLEELNEEIRKRKICSEVLRKLFFIKELYKGATVPQAAKEVGVSKVIGYVWLERWNKQGLEGLKPNYGGGRPSELSDEQKEELKSILKERDNWTTKEVRELIKENFGVEYSLRHVSRLLKSFGMKYAKPYQKDYRRPENAEESLKKLEELEVDLESCIIGFLDETSPQLNANTQRLWSFNKPSVKKNTTKMRANTFGFYAINGESVVDFKENSKKESVCEFLEKIREKNPDKIIIIVLDNFRSHWARKTRRKAKKLNMVLVYLPPYSPDLNPIEQIWRVIKRVLSPLFIKTLEELKEVISNSFYQLTQRMSFEEKWIKKFLNFG; encoded by the exons ATGGGACGAAAACCCGAAAAAGAGGTAGTTAGGTGGCTAACCCTGGAAGAGTTAAACGAAGAAATTCGCAAGAGAAAAATCTGTTCGGAAGTCCTCAGAAAACTTTTCTTCATCAAAGAGCTATACAAGGGGGCAACTGTTCCTCAAGCAGCGAAAGAAGTTGGAGTAAGCAAAGTCATAGGCTATGTATGGCTTGAAAGGTGGAATAAACAAGGTTTGGAAGGCTTAAAACCGAACTACGGAGGGGGAAGACCTTCAGAATTAAGCGATGAGCAGAAGGAAGAGTTAAAATCCATTCTGAAAGAGAGAGATAACTGGACAACAAAAGAGGTAAGAGAACTCATCAAGGAAAATTTCGGAGTAGAGTATAGCTTAAGGCACGTGAGCAGGCTGCTAAAATCATTTGGCATGAAATACGCCAAGCCATACCAGAAAGACTATAGAAGGCCTGAGAACGCAGAAGAG AGTTTAAAAAAACTTGAAGAACTTGAAGTTGACTTAGAAAGTTGTATCATAGGATTTCTGGATGAAACCTCGCCCCAGCTCAACGCAAACACTCAAAGGCTTTGGTCCTTCAATAAACCATCTGTGAAGAAGAACACTACAAAAATGAGAGCCAACACTTTCGGTTTCTATGCGATAAATGGGGAGAGCGTTGTAGATTTCAAGGAAAATTCTAAGAAAGAATCCGTATGTGAATTTCTTGAGAAGATAAGAGAGAAGAATCCGGATAAAATCATAATCATTGTTCTGGATAACTTCAGATCGCACTGGGCCAGAAAGACGAGAAGAAAGGCAAAGAAGCTGAACATGGTTCTGGTTTATCTGCCTCCCTACTCTCCCGATCTGAATCCTATTGAGCAAATCTGGAGAGTTATAAAGAGAGTGTTGTCTCCTCTCTTCATTAAAACGTTGGAAGAGCTTAAGGAAGTGATTTCGAATAGCTTTTACCAGTTAACTCAGAGAATGAGCTTCGAAGAAAAGTGGATAAAAAAGTTCTTGAATTTTGGTTAA
- a CDS encoding amino acid ABC transporter ATP-binding protein encodes MAQLEIIDLHKRFGELEVLKGVTMKVEKGEVVVIIGPSGSGKSTLLRCINRLEEPTSGKILLDGVDITNSKIDINKVRQRIGIVFQQFNLFPHLTALQNVTLAPIKIKKMSKREAEELGMRLLEKVGLEDKADYYPAQLSGGQQQRVAIARALAMNPEVMLFDEVTSALDPELVKEVLDVMKQLARDGMTMVVVTHEMGFAREVGDRVIFMDGGVIVEEGKPEQIFSNPKHERTRKFLSMIL; translated from the coding sequence ATGGCGCAGCTTGAAATCATAGACCTCCACAAGAGATTCGGTGAGCTTGAGGTTCTCAAAGGCGTGACGATGAAAGTAGAAAAAGGAGAGGTTGTGGTCATTATAGGGCCTTCTGGAAGCGGAAAATCCACTTTGCTGAGATGCATAAACCGTCTCGAGGAGCCTACGAGCGGAAAAATTCTTCTGGATGGCGTTGACATAACCAACAGCAAGATTGACATCAACAAGGTGAGGCAGAGAATAGGAATTGTTTTTCAGCAGTTCAACCTCTTTCCTCACCTCACAGCCTTGCAGAACGTCACTCTTGCCCCAATCAAGATAAAGAAGATGAGCAAGCGAGAGGCCGAGGAACTCGGTATGAGGCTGCTTGAAAAGGTCGGTTTGGAGGACAAGGCTGACTACTATCCGGCTCAGCTGAGCGGCGGGCAGCAGCAGAGGGTTGCAATCGCAAGGGCTCTGGCCATGAATCCCGAAGTGATGCTGTTTGATGAAGTGACTTCCGCTCTTGACCCTGAGCTCGTGAAGGAAGTTCTCGATGTCATGAAGCAGCTCGCAAGAGATGGTATGACGATGGTTGTAGTTACGCACGAAATGGGCTTCGCAAGGGAGGTGGGGGACAGAGTGATTTTTATGGATGGTGGTGTGATAGTAGAGGAGGGGAAGCCGGAGCAGATATTCTCCAACCCCAAACACGAGAGAACCAGAAAGTTCTTGAGCATGATACTTTGA
- a CDS encoding succinate dehydrogenase/fumarate reductase flavoprotein subunit, giving the protein MEHDIVIVGAGIAGMRAAIAAAEKSRKLSIALIAKTYPIRCHSVCAEGGTAAVLREGDSFDLHAWDTVKGADFLADQDAVEFFVRECPKEIIRLENWGCPWSRNEDGTIAQRPFGGHSFNRATYAKDRTGFHEVHTLYERMLMYDNVEIFPEYFITNLAIENGAVQGVSAIQLKTGEMEFFEAKAVIFATGGAGRLYGFTTYSHQVTGDGLAIAYRNGIPLKDMEFFQFHPTGLVPSGILMTEGCRGEGGYLLNKNGERFMKRYAPEKMEIAPRDVVSRAMWTEIIEGRGFEGEYGPYIALDLRHLGEEKIEERLPLIRDAAIKFAGVDPVEEPIPVRPVAHYTMGGIDTNVRCETAVKGFFAAGECACVSIHGANRLGSNSTAECLVFGRVAGEVAAEYALKAKQGKISAEFREKEEKRIFDELLGKSGDESPYQIKKELNETMEANMWIFREEKGLKEAVKKIKELKERYRNVEINDKSRGFNTDLTSAIEIGYMLDLAEVVAIGALKRQESRGAHYRLDYPKRDDENWLKHTLAYYTPEGPKFDYKPVTITKWQPVERKY; this is encoded by the coding sequence ATGGAACACGACATCGTTATTGTCGGGGCAGGGATTGCAGGGATGAGGGCTGCAATAGCTGCAGCAGAAAAAAGCAGAAAGCTATCCATCGCTCTTATCGCAAAAACTTACCCCATCAGGTGCCACAGCGTTTGTGCGGAAGGTGGGACGGCTGCTGTTTTAAGGGAAGGGGACAGCTTTGACCTGCACGCCTGGGATACGGTTAAGGGTGCAGACTTTCTCGCTGATCAGGATGCGGTGGAGTTTTTTGTGAGGGAATGCCCTAAGGAAATCATAAGGCTGGAAAACTGGGGGTGTCCGTGGAGCAGAAACGAGGATGGAACGATTGCCCAGAGGCCATTCGGAGGACACAGCTTCAATCGCGCCACATACGCGAAGGACAGGACGGGCTTTCATGAAGTTCACACCCTCTACGAGCGGATGCTGATGTACGACAATGTCGAGATTTTCCCTGAGTACTTCATAACCAACTTAGCGATTGAGAATGGAGCGGTGCAGGGAGTTTCAGCAATCCAGCTCAAGACGGGAGAGATGGAGTTTTTTGAAGCAAAAGCCGTGATTTTCGCCACCGGAGGAGCGGGGAGGCTCTACGGCTTCACAACGTACAGCCACCAGGTTACGGGAGATGGGCTGGCGATAGCCTACAGAAATGGCATCCCGCTGAAGGACATGGAGTTCTTCCAGTTCCACCCCACAGGCCTTGTACCTTCAGGCATCTTGATGACCGAGGGATGCAGAGGTGAGGGTGGCTACCTCTTGAACAAGAACGGTGAGAGGTTCATGAAAAGATACGCTCCTGAAAAAATGGAGATAGCGCCAAGGGATGTCGTTTCGAGGGCGATGTGGACTGAGATCATTGAGGGAAGAGGATTTGAGGGGGAGTATGGCCCCTACATAGCCCTCGACCTGAGACATCTTGGCGAGGAGAAGATAGAGGAGAGGTTACCGCTAATCAGAGATGCAGCAATAAAATTCGCTGGCGTTGACCCCGTGGAGGAGCCGATTCCGGTAAGGCCGGTCGCTCATTACACGATGGGTGGAATAGATACCAACGTGAGGTGTGAGACAGCAGTAAAGGGCTTCTTCGCTGCCGGTGAGTGCGCATGCGTAAGCATTCACGGAGCAAACAGGCTTGGTTCAAACTCCACTGCTGAATGCTTGGTTTTTGGAAGGGTTGCGGGAGAGGTTGCGGCTGAGTATGCATTGAAGGCGAAGCAGGGGAAGATTTCAGCCGAGTTCAGGGAGAAGGAGGAGAAGAGAATATTCGATGAGCTTCTGGGCAAAAGCGGGGACGAGAGCCCATACCAGATAAAGAAGGAGCTGAACGAAACGATGGAGGCTAACATGTGGATTTTCAGAGAGGAGAAGGGACTGAAGGAAGCTGTGAAGAAAATAAAGGAGCTGAAGGAGCGCTACAGAAACGTGGAAATCAACGACAAGTCGAGGGGCTTCAATACCGATTTGACCTCTGCCATCGAAATCGGCTACATGCTCGACTTGGCTGAGGTTGTTGCCATAGGGGCTTTGAAGAGACAGGAGAGCAGAGGAGCCCACTACCGCCTTGATTACCCAAAGAGAGACGACGAGAACTGGCTGAAGCACACTCTCGCCTACTACACCCCCGAGGGGCCGAAATTCGACTACAAGCCAGTAACCATAACGAAGTGGCAGCCGGTTGAAAGGAAATACTGA
- the sdhB gene encoding succinate dehydrogenase iron-sulfur subunit, whose protein sequence is MVEFRIRRFDGTKAYWQSFEVPAKRGMTVLEALYYIKENLDSSLAFRASCRMGICGSCAMKINDKPRLACETQVLTLGNAVKVEPLDNFKVIKDLITEFDGFFAKHKAVKPYLIRKDDNYAEPKELLQTPEELNEYYVFTLCIKCGACYSVCPAAATLDGYLGPAAMTAAYRFCADSRDDGQRERYEIASSSNGVWRCHLAMECSEVCPKNVEPAKAVQMLRKKTAFSILKSLLGW, encoded by the coding sequence ATGGTGGAGTTCAGGATTAGAAGGTTTGATGGGACAAAGGCTTACTGGCAGAGCTTCGAGGTGCCTGCAAAGAGGGGGATGACCGTTCTTGAGGCTCTATACTACATCAAGGAGAATCTCGATTCAAGCCTTGCTTTCAGAGCCTCATGCAGAATGGGAATTTGCGGTAGCTGCGCGATGAAGATAAACGATAAGCCACGGTTAGCGTGTGAGACTCAGGTTTTAACTCTCGGCAATGCTGTGAAGGTTGAGCCCTTGGATAACTTCAAGGTGATTAAAGACTTGATTACGGAGTTTGATGGATTCTTCGCCAAGCACAAGGCCGTGAAGCCATATCTGATAAGAAAGGATGACAACTACGCAGAGCCCAAAGAATTGCTGCAGACTCCGGAGGAGCTGAATGAGTACTACGTCTTCACACTCTGCATCAAGTGCGGAGCCTGCTACTCGGTCTGCCCAGCAGCAGCAACTCTTGACGGCTACCTTGGCCCCGCTGCAATGACTGCTGCCTATAGATTCTGCGCTGACAGCAGGGATGATGGGCAGAGGGAGAGGTACGAGATTGCCAGCTCATCAAACGGAGTCTGGAGGTGCCATCTAGCAATGGAGTGCAGCGAGGTTTGTCCAAAAAATGTGGAGCCTGCCAAGGCTGTGCAGATGCTGAGGAAAAAGACAGCTTTCAGCATTCTGAAGAGCCTTTTGGGGTGGTAG
- a CDS encoding succinate dehydrogenase subunit C yields MGVSGWFRFKGRSLFSWAFTFQRLTGVVLLIYLLMHLTYLSSLMDKTGSTYEGMIALTVSRQFLVFDLLLVLCGVFHGVNGFRIILHEFGVAYEYRKPLLVIFTLIAVVVWLYASYIMYSLTGG; encoded by the coding sequence ATGGGCGTTTCAGGCTGGTTCAGGTTTAAGGGAAGGAGCCTTTTCAGCTGGGCCTTCACGTTTCAGCGTCTCACTGGAGTTGTGCTGCTGATTTACCTTTTGATGCATCTAACCTACCTCTCGTCCCTTATGGACAAGACTGGGTCAACTTACGAGGGGATGATAGCTCTTACTGTCTCAAGGCAGTTTCTCGTCTTCGACCTGCTGCTTGTGCTCTGCGGTGTTTTTCACGGAGTTAACGGCTTCAGAATAATCCTGCACGAGTTTGGGGTGGCTTACGAGTACAGAAAGCCTCTTCTTGTGATTTTCACCTTAATTGCAGTGGTGGTGTGGCTCTACGCAAGCTACATCATGTATTCTCTAACGGGTGGTTGA
- a CDS encoding succinate dehydrogenase hydrophobic membrane anchor subunit produces MESAKSVLEPLAWLMQMITGLLMILLVTAHFYVTHMTTHDALRYAEVVERVAQPEFKALYALLLLAVSFHAFNGLRAILLDTNAGMRKKGAVSALTTLAFLLAFFYGLYLLFSI; encoded by the coding sequence ATGGAGTCTGCAAAGAGCGTTCTGGAACCACTTGCATGGCTTATGCAGATGATCACCGGACTGCTGATGATTTTGCTGGTAACAGCCCACTTCTATGTGACCCACATGACCACACATGATGCGCTTAGATATGCTGAGGTTGTTGAGAGGGTCGCTCAGCCTGAGTTCAAGGCTCTCTATGCGCTTTTACTGCTTGCAGTGTCCTTCCACGCCTTCAACGGGCTGAGGGCAATACTACTGGACACCAATGCGGGAATGAGGAAAAAGGGGGCAGTTTCAGCTTTGACAACGCTCGCCTTCCTTCTGGCGTTCTTCTACGGGCTTTATCTTCTGTTTTCAATTTAA
- a CDS encoding enoyl-CoA hydratase/isomerase family protein, with translation MNYKNIEVEEDGRVFTIRINRPEVLNCIDPETNEELFEAWKTFRDDDDLWVAIITGTDRAFCTGADLKAWHKFVLEQRVNFPRKNAYYGPGFGGLTRGMEIFKPIIAAINGLCYAGGLEIALAADIRICSENARFGVLNRRWNVGLGDGGTQRLWRVVGLGRAMELILTGKEIDAEEAYRIGLVNEVVPAEKLLKRAKEVARRICSFPQGSVRMDKEAVIRGIGRPIEEGVRVENLLFWNLLLNRDFFEGPAAFRDKREAEFTNESEKLRDVLSPDLVRRWLDE, from the coding sequence ATGAATTACAAAAATATTGAGGTAGAAGAGGATGGGAGGGTTTTCACTATACGCATCAACAGACCCGAAGTTCTGAACTGCATAGACCCCGAAACCAATGAAGAGCTTTTTGAGGCTTGGAAAACTTTCAGAGACGACGACGATTTGTGGGTTGCAATAATCACGGGAACTGACAGAGCGTTTTGTACTGGAGCTGACCTAAAGGCGTGGCACAAGTTTGTGCTGGAGCAGAGGGTTAACTTCCCGAGGAAGAACGCCTACTACGGCCCGGGCTTTGGCGGGTTGACGAGGGGGATGGAGATTTTCAAGCCGATAATTGCTGCCATAAACGGCCTTTGCTATGCAGGCGGTCTTGAAATTGCACTTGCAGCCGACATAAGGATTTGCTCCGAAAATGCCAGATTTGGGGTGTTGAACAGAAGATGGAATGTTGGATTGGGTGACGGAGGAACTCAGAGGCTTTGGAGGGTAGTTGGGCTTGGAAGGGCAATGGAGCTTATTCTGACGGGGAAGGAGATCGATGCGGAAGAAGCATACAGGATAGGGCTCGTGAATGAGGTTGTCCCTGCGGAGAAGCTTTTGAAGAGGGCAAAGGAAGTGGCGAGGAGAATATGCTCCTTCCCTCAGGGCTCGGTAAGAATGGACAAGGAGGCCGTGATAAGGGGCATTGGAAGGCCGATTGAGGAGGGTGTAAGGGTGGAGAACCTGCTCTTCTGGAATCTGCTGCTCAACAGGGACTTCTTCGAGGGGCCTGCTGCCTTCAGAGATAAAAGGGAGGCAGAATTTACCAATGAGAGTGAAAAGTTGAGAGATGTTTTGAGCCCTGATTTGGTGAGGAGGTGGTTGGATGAGTGA
- a CDS encoding acyl-CoA synthetase, whose protein sequence is MRGEDVFYEINDENVRELRKRYNKIRRWVIADFLRRSGRRYPEKTALIFNHPDGREIRLTYSELDKMANKVANALLNLGIKKYDRVAILAHNTLHHVLTIFGCAKAGAIYLGLNYLMYGKDLAYCINHSEAKVLIVEDALFERIEPAMDQLKTVDTFLWSNQGVGVEGEGRWESFDDFFDGESDTEPDTILNIEDPVQMTYTSGTESLPKCVVHTNESLIAQYVGCIVDGEYTANDIMLNTMPIYHCAQRDVFMMPIFYVGGTNVMMTEPNLDLMLEYIDRYKPTMLFLAPTVWIGLLRHPDIDKYDLQSLRKCYYGASIFPEEPLKELMEKLPQARFFQYYGQTELAPYHTVANHEEILEYTKTAGRSGLNLESRLENDEHEEIAEIGVPGEITARGPHVMLMYYKDPEKTEEAFKCGWFHSGDIAVKYRESYFEIVDRKKDMIKTGGENVSSREVEEVIYKHPDVWEVAVIGLPHEKWIEAVTAIVVPKPGKTINPEEIIEFCRKELSPYKVPKGVIVLKPEDLPKTPSGKIMKRELRKIFKDYYSA, encoded by the coding sequence ATGAGAGGAGAGGATGTATTTTACGAAATTAATGACGAAAACGTCAGAGAGCTGAGAAAGAGATACAACAAAATCAGAAGGTGGGTAATTGCGGACTTTTTGAGGCGGAGCGGGAGAAGATATCCGGAAAAAACTGCGCTTATCTTCAACCATCCCGATGGCAGGGAGATCAGACTAACTTACAGCGAGCTGGACAAAATGGCAAATAAGGTGGCAAATGCTCTCCTGAATTTGGGGATAAAGAAGTATGACAGAGTTGCCATTCTCGCTCACAACACCCTGCACCACGTTTTGACAATCTTCGGCTGTGCTAAGGCTGGAGCGATATATCTCGGCCTGAACTACCTGATGTACGGAAAAGATCTGGCCTACTGCATCAACCACTCGGAGGCAAAGGTTCTGATTGTTGAGGATGCTCTGTTTGAAAGAATCGAGCCGGCGATGGACCAGCTCAAGACGGTCGATACGTTCCTGTGGTCGAATCAGGGTGTTGGGGTTGAAGGTGAAGGGAGATGGGAAAGTTTCGATGATTTCTTTGATGGAGAGAGTGATACGGAGCCAGATACGATACTGAACATCGAAGACCCGGTGCAGATGACCTACACAAGCGGAACTGAGAGTCTGCCGAAGTGTGTTGTTCACACCAATGAGTCGCTTATAGCCCAATATGTTGGATGCATAGTGGATGGGGAGTACACAGCTAATGACATCATGCTTAACACGATGCCCATCTACCACTGCGCCCAGCGAGATGTCTTCATGATGCCAATATTCTACGTTGGCGGAACGAATGTAATGATGACGGAGCCCAATCTGGATTTAATGCTGGAATACATTGACAGATACAAGCCCACGATGCTCTTCCTTGCCCCCACTGTCTGGATAGGATTGCTGAGACATCCTGATATCGACAAATATGACCTTCAATCACTGAGAAAGTGCTACTACGGGGCCTCAATCTTTCCGGAGGAGCCCCTGAAAGAGCTCATGGAGAAGCTTCCACAGGCGAGATTTTTCCAGTACTACGGACAGACGGAGCTCGCTCCATACCACACAGTTGCGAACCATGAAGAGATACTGGAGTACACAAAGACTGCTGGCAGAAGCGGGCTGAATCTTGAGTCAAGGCTTGAAAACGACGAGCATGAGGAGATAGCTGAAATAGGGGTTCCGGGAGAGATTACCGCCCGCGGACCTCACGTTATGCTGATGTACTACAAAGACCCGGAGAAGACTGAAGAGGCTTTCAAATGCGGATGGTTCCACAGCGGTGACATTGCGGTGAAGTACAGGGAAAGCTACTTCGAAATCGTTGACAGAAAGAAGGACATGATAAAGACTGGTGGTGAGAACGTATCCAGCAGGGAGGTGGAGGAGGTTATATACAAGCACCCTGACGTCTGGGAGGTTGCCGTCATCGGTTTGCCGCATGAAAAATGGATTGAGGCTGTAACGGCAATCGTTGTGCCCAAGCCGGGGAAAACAATCAATCCTGAGGAGATTATTGAGTTCTGCCGTAAGGAACTCTCCCCCTACAAGGTTCCCAAAGGTGTAATCGTGCTTAAGCCTGAAGATTTGCCAAAAACGCCGTCTGGAAAGATAATGAAAAGGGAGTTGAGGAAAATCTTTAAGGATTATTATTCGGCTTGA
- a CDS encoding 4Fe-4S binding protein → MHHSHHLEIYEKLREKLNKAPIGLPKTVSGVEKELLSVLFDEEEAKIAVHMPFIRFTAEQLAERTGKSLEYVEKILNEMAKKGTVWKGEKDGQTYYRLFPVIVGFAETPFWPGPGKDPRQEKLARLWSQYRKEGFLDEIGDREHPIMRALPERDTISEKSEILPYEDAVKLVKERDYIAVGYCPCRVMARLVGEGCRHSIENCIHMGSVGKYMVEHGLGRRISADEAIEILRQSNREGLVHLTERSKHVATICNCCSDCCVFFKAVHEAKHPNTIAHSSYLATVDTSRCIACGICMLRCPMKAIKAKINREPASVDAEKCLGCGVCVPTCPMEAIELVERDELLELPDGMTYVQELLADKGRDPSGLF, encoded by the coding sequence ATGCACCACTCGCACCATCTCGAAATATACGAGAAGCTGAGGGAGAAGCTGAATAAGGCACCCATAGGTTTACCAAAAACTGTAAGCGGTGTCGAAAAGGAGCTTTTGAGTGTGCTTTTCGATGAGGAGGAGGCGAAGATTGCAGTTCACATGCCCTTCATCAGGTTTACAGCAGAGCAGCTTGCCGAGAGGACGGGGAAAAGCTTGGAATATGTGGAGAAGATTCTGAATGAGATGGCGAAAAAGGGGACGGTTTGGAAGGGTGAAAAGGACGGCCAAACATACTACCGCCTCTTTCCAGTGATAGTGGGCTTTGCGGAGACTCCCTTCTGGCCCGGCCCCGGCAAGGATCCAAGGCAAGAGAAGCTCGCAAGGCTCTGGAGTCAGTACAGGAAAGAGGGATTTCTGGACGAGATTGGTGATAGAGAGCACCCGATAATGAGAGCTTTGCCCGAAAGGGACACCATTTCAGAGAAATCGGAGATTCTGCCCTACGAGGATGCAGTAAAGCTTGTGAAGGAGAGAGATTACATTGCTGTGGGTTACTGCCCCTGCAGAGTTATGGCGAGGCTTGTTGGGGAGGGTTGCAGGCACAGCATTGAGAACTGCATCCACATGGGCTCCGTTGGCAAATACATGGTCGAGCACGGGCTTGGAAGGAGAATTTCTGCTGATGAAGCAATAGAGATTCTGAGGCAGTCCAACAGGGAGGGGCTAGTACATCTCACAGAAAGGTCAAAGCACGTGGCAACAATCTGCAACTGCTGCAGCGACTGCTGTGTTTTCTTCAAAGCCGTTCACGAGGCAAAGCATCCGAACACCATCGCCCACTCCAGCTACCTTGCCACTGTTGACACCTCAAGATGCATTGCATGCGGCATCTGCATGCTCCGCTGCCCGATGAAGGCAATAAAGGCAAAGATTAACAGAGAGCCAGCCAGCGTCGATGCTGAAAAGTGTTTGGGTTGTGGAGTTTGCGTGCCAACATGCCCGATGGAGGCAATTGAGCTGGTTGAGAGGGATGAGCTGCTTGAGCTGCCAGATGGAATGACCTACGTTCAGGAGCTGCTGGCTGACAAGGGAAGAGACCCTTCAGGGCTTTTCTGA